In one Lycium barbarum isolate Lr01 chromosome 7, ASM1917538v2, whole genome shotgun sequence genomic region, the following are encoded:
- the LOC132603803 gene encoding B3 domain-containing protein At5g60140-like, protein MERGFFKFFGPKNSSKRLKIPTAYMDYKIGKVPRKVSLRDRFGNMWPIEVARIGKDSYFQYGWEKFVEENKVEYGDFLIFDYDGKGVFDFKHMSTTCCEKKRAGGLKLAAKEEEKEEINDDYQMNVELEGKWLGDSSSSSSDSDDDYTVEEEAEEDEEYDVVEKKDEEAEEEENERATIICKKKDTRSKGRRVNEEEVEKEEDEVETEKGPHSKYRHVEEEKDTKKAPSSKRKFIEEEDDEEEQEEENQRASVSTKEMPRSKCRFVEEEDDVEDEEYEKTEEEEEDNEKASILKDKAPRSKRRFAKDEEDNEGEECDEEEEENERAGIFKKKASCSKAGCKRVFVRKEKYYYDHYGIEIFKSGRATQPKNPYFVAKMRAERRNQLYVPIAVVRDNKLKLPSSMTIRSAGKEYETKLKIWKDGRIWLHGGWRSLCRWNLVEKNDWCICEFVRGKGKKGLYLQVQVLHEGASSNSSKKK, encoded by the exons ATGGAAAGGGGCTTCTTCAAGTTTTTTGGCCCTAAAAACAGCTCAAAGAGGCTG AAAATCCCCACAGCTTATATGGATTACAAGATTGGAAAGGTACCTAGGAAGGTTTCTCTTAGGGATCGGTTTGGAAATATGTGGCCTATAGAAGTGGCCAGAATAGGAAAAGATTCTTATTTCCAATACGGATGGGAGAAATTCGTTGAGGAGAACAAAGTAGAATATggagattttttaatttttgactatGATGGAAAAGGTGTATTTGACTTCAAACATATGAGTACCACTTGTTGTGAAAAGAAAAGAGCCGGAGGTTTAAAATTGGCTGCAAAGGAGGAGGAAAAAGAAGAAATAAATGATGACTATCAAATGAATGTAGAGCTAGAAGGTAAGTGGCTCGGCGATAGCAGTAGTAGTTCATCTGATAGTGATGACGACTACACAGTAGAAGAAGAGGCGGAAGAGGACGAGGAATATGACGTCGTCGAAAAAAAAGACGAAGAAGCTgaggaagaagaaaatgaaagggCAACAATAATTTGCAAGAAAAAGGATACACGTTCAAAAGGTAGACGTGTGAacgaagaagaagtagaaaaggaGGAAGATGAAGTAGAGACTGAAAAGGGGCCACATTCAAAATATAGACATGTGGAAGAAGAAAAAGATACTAAAAAGGCGCCTAGTTCAAAACGCAAATtcatagaagaagaagatgatgaagaggAGCAGGAAGAGGAGAATCAAAGGGCAAGCGTATCCACGAAAGAAATGCCACGTTCAAAATGCAGATTCGTGGAAGAGGAAGATGATGTTGAAGATGAGGAATATGAAAAAActgaggaggaggaagaagacaATGAAAAGGCAAGCATATTAAAAGACAAGGCACCACGTTCAAAACGTAGATTCGCgaaagatgaagaagataatGAAGGGGAGGAATGTGacgaagaggaagaagagaatGAAAGGGCTggcattttcaagaaaaaggcgTCATGTTCAAAAG CTGGATGCAAAAGAGTCTTTGTTCGCAAGGAGAAGTATTACTATGACCATTATGGCATAGAAATATTCAAAAGTGGACGCGCAACTCAGCCTAAAAATCCTTATTTTGTAGCGAAAATGCGAGCAGAAAGGAGAAACCAACTG TATGTTCCGATTGCTGTGGTGAGAGACAATAAACTTAAACTCCCTTCAAGCATGACCATCCGCTCTGCTGGCAAAGAATATGAGACAAAACTCAAGATTTGGAAGGATGGTAGAATATGGCTACATGGAGGATGGCGCAGTTTATGCAGATGGAACCTTGTGGAGAAAAATGATTGGTGCATTTGTGAATTTGTGAGAGGAAAAGGCAAAAAAGGCCTTTACTTGCAAGTTCAAGTTCTTCATGAGGGAGCAAGTTCCAATTCcagcaaaaaaaaataa
- the LOC132602421 gene encoding endoglucanase 6-like, with amino-acid sequence MQGNAGTHSPVFEKYQEKAENFMCACLGKGNQNIHKSPGGLIFRQRWNNMQFVTSASFLATVYSDYLASARKTLKCSSGSVSPTELLAFAKSQVDYLLGDNPRATSYMVG; translated from the exons ATGCAAGGAAATGCTGGTACCCATTCACCTGTGTTTGAGAAGTACCAGGAAAAGGCTGAGAACTTTATGTGTGCATGTCTCGGAAAGGGTAACCAAAACATCCACAAGAGTCCAGGAGGTCTCATTTTCAGGCAGAGATGGAACAATATGCAATTTGTCACAAGTGCTTCATTCCTTGCCACTGTCTACTCTGACTATTTGGCCTCTGCTAGAAAAACCCTCAAGTGTTCATCTGGCTCCGTATCACCAACCGAGCTCCTGGCATTTGCCAAGTCACAG gttgactaccttcTTGGAGATAATCCAAGAGCCACAAGTTACATGGTTGGATAG